A genomic region of Kribbella sp. NBC_00382 contains the following coding sequences:
- a CDS encoding DUF4126 domain-containing protein, protein MEALPLAFTTGWASGINAYACVLILGLLGRFAGVDDVPHALTTNGVLIAAGALFAFEFVADKIPYIDSAWDAVSTLIRPTVGAIIAALLAGQASSLHQAFIATTGGVVALLSHAVKSSLRLAINTSPEPVTNIAASSGEDVAVAGVVSLAAFHPTAALIIAAILLLIGLISVYFAFRAIRRGLARFRAWRESRSNPATGSSAV, encoded by the coding sequence ATGGAAGCGTTGCCGTTGGCGTTCACGACCGGCTGGGCGAGCGGTATCAACGCCTATGCCTGCGTGCTGATCCTCGGTCTGCTCGGCCGGTTCGCCGGCGTCGACGACGTACCGCACGCGCTCACCACCAACGGTGTGCTGATCGCGGCCGGCGCCCTGTTCGCGTTCGAGTTCGTCGCCGACAAGATCCCGTACATCGACTCGGCCTGGGACGCGGTCTCCACGCTGATCCGGCCGACCGTCGGCGCCATCATCGCCGCCCTGCTGGCCGGCCAGGCGAGCAGCCTGCACCAGGCGTTCATCGCCACGACCGGCGGCGTCGTCGCACTGCTGTCCCACGCGGTGAAGTCGAGCCTGCGGCTAGCGATCAACACCTCGCCCGAGCCGGTCACCAACATCGCCGCCTCGTCCGGTGAGGACGTCGCGGTCGCCGGCGTCGTCTCCCTCGCCGCGTTCCACCCGACCGCAGCCCTGATCATCGCCGCCATCCTGCTGCTGATCGGGCTGATCTCCGTGTACTTCGCGTTCCGCGCGATCCGCCGGGGACTCGCCAGGTTCCGCGCCTGGCGGGAGAGCCGTAGCAATCCAGCAACTGGGAGCAGTGCAGTCTGA